The stretch of DNA ctcgagcgcttcctaatgaatggatgtaaacccattgacacccctgttgcaaggagcgagaacttgtctaaagtgatgtatcctaagactcaaaaagaaaaggaaaagatggctcgtgtcccttatgctaatgctgtgggtagtctgatgtacgcaatgatgtgtactcgatctgacatatgctatgcagttgacttagtgagtagattccaatcaaaccccggactagctcactggaaagcggtcaaaaggattatgcgatatctcaagggaactgcggactatgtgctgtgctatcagggttcagatttgcagctaagaggttacagtgatgccgattggggcagcgacctagatgagcgcaaatcaaccaccgggtatgtctttctgctcaaccaagGCACCATTAcgtggagcagcaagaaacaaccctgtatagctttatccaccatggaggcagaatacatagcttgttctgcagcagttcaagaagctgtttggttacggaggttcctcaagcatttagacattggcacggatacttcagatccggtgacaatattctgtgacagcatggcagctctcgcatatgctaaggactcaaagtatcatggaagaaccaaacacatagatatcagatatcactacatcagagacatgatagcgcaaaaggaagtggttctgaaacatctttctacgagtcgcatggttgctgatcccttaacgaagcctatagcaagagatgtcttcgaggctcatgttaggaatctaggactgcgtagactataaatgtaatttgtgtttcaaatgacataaatatgtaacatttcctttgggatattaatacaatatgattcagttcttgtctttatcgtattgtttttaatacacatacacaagatatgtcaacaggcttagatcggctcactcacacgagcgatcgcctctagcgcttaagtagcgagtagagatgagacattgtgtccctaggtacttgtccaaaggaataagttggttgacacaaagttatgtcgccttagtgggagctaagatgaggtccattgataggactatgcatgggttaccctaccatccatgtaacctgtagtaagccagatgcgaattcctctttgacgccttggagacgtgcaaattgaggaattcgggttagacgcttaaggagcggctagactaagatctgtacggtgttgatatagacatatgctctttgagaaagagaaatccaccgtagcatgtgtttcatactatatgtgcttatacgaccatatgagtaagtgagtaaaatatttccctctttctcactgtgtgagtctcatttctttaaaaatgtcctttacttttgactatgtcacgagatggaggttgtgatgtttgctactttgacatgctgtctatggccatgattgatacggtctaaagaggcattgttgggaaagcagttcgaccaaaattgagtgatatgagtgtaaagggaagactattcgatatcgtatcttcgatagtgtttgctgacgtcatacaaatgacgctacatcttggtagcggctaaaggttgtgaacacattgaaatatatggaggtagtcaagcattgttctgagttttttttttttaaaaaaactcaagagggttcgaaaatgcttgatcttgatgcgatcgaataagtctaggacatgaccagacacttagggatgttactatgctggtcttctctgggagagatttggtgtatgtactccctcctttctacaattgtgcttggtggtcgcacggcctatttatttgtatgaacaagattgagaacattagagagatgctgacctggggtcatgcccactgtgtgcgagtgggagatattagttggggggcgcccacgtggggctgacccctcctgctaggtaacgcatggctttaagccatgcgttacttgtaacgtatctcgtgtaacgcatggcttaaagccatgcgttacacaagactattgaaggctggcctttaaggccagccgtgcataggaggactatatatagtcctcctcaattgtgttttgtgtacccatctaaaaaaaatagaaaaagactctctctctttttgttctctcttgataaaatatttaggctgtggatttgtaagtgttactctagttccatactacgtagtacactttcgccactaagaggaaacgcttggagtttatcaatctggaaaaacttgtggagcaattctttaagctgagcttgaggtacttttccgctgtgcattctaacatttAGAATATAGATGGATTTCGAAGGAAAGATTTGGATTTGAGCCTTTAAAATCCAAATCCCgatataaactaaagtttaaggctgcgtttgaatgttgaactgagttctgttatttatgaatagtagtaagttgagtagtggataaaattatataagacccatctaaattgaatttaaagtatatttgaatattaagataaatttaatactttttatagaaagttgaaaaaaaaaagttgtgggtctcatgtataaagatgtgttaagttaaaaaaggttatgAATCTCAtgtgtaaggaggttttgaattgagatgaatttaataatttgagagttaaatgTTAGAtctaacttaaaattaaattgaactcAGTTGAGTCTTGCAATCAAACGCAACATTAAGTAGTTTGGATTTGGGTTTGAATAaattaagttgaaataaaattaaaatcttggATTAATTCAGGTTGTATTTACAAAAGAGAATTCAAATCATTCTACCAAATAGATTACAATGAAGTCCAAATGatctaatcattttaaaatccttccaaataataaattctaaaatcaaTAGACTTTAAATCaagatattttaattcttttatccACACACAATATGGGTTATTGAATTTTTTCTactaagataaaaaattatggtcctgttaaaaaaactaattatgaGTACAGTGAGTACGGAAAGTGTTTTTGGAATGAGTtttactactcatcattttcacatattatactttttttttattcttcttaaattaattgaattattatactcatcatctatataccacacatatgataagagaaaaaaataaaagaaataaaaataagtattgtgTGTGataatgatgagtataattttttttttgaaatatataaagagCCTTGGGCAGAAAgattgcgtttttttttttttttttttttatttctttcaatttcttttcGCGATGGAAAGATTTCGTGATCTAGTTTTTCATGAGTACTAGCAGTTATTCTTTCGTgaagaggtaaattttttttcattttatgaaaACCGATGACATCTTTAATTATAGGCATACCATATTTTACAAAGAGAAGTACTGAATAATCAATTATGGATTGTGTAAGTGTctacactcttttttaaaaaaaatatagtctaccattaaaattaatttaattttttcatatatatgagttctatatttattcatttttgttaAAAGGAATGTGCAACACTTGCACACTGAtctatgactacaaatatcattctCTATAGGTACAAAGAGATCCAATTgaactgacatgattttatatataatatgctagatttattttacaataaaagtcaCTTAttaatttaacgtatcatatcaaactatatctatttataaatttatttttatgaaatcgtTCTTTTACAAAATACCTTCTATTGAAGACAAAAGTTATGTAAAAGGTTGTAAAAGGTTATAATAATAGCATTTTTGGTTCCCGCACGCCATGCATGAGGCCGGCATTGGCCCATTATTATACCTAGTTAGAGAAGGTATATTTATCCCTCCTCATATTCGGTCACTACTCGGGGCTCAGATCAATATGCCTGAATTAATTAACCCAATTAATCTGACTTTTGGGCACCTCATATCCGACCTAGTGGTTGGAGgtcaatctatatatattataaatgagaaatgatatttataattgtagaGTTTATAAATACTGCACAATCCTTTTAAATATGAGTAGATActgatctacataaaaaaattaattttttaataataaactatatttttttaaaaagattatacagcGCTTATGCAGTACTCCACGATtgtattacatatatatatatatatataatataatttctacGGAAAAAAAGACGTGAATAACTTGGTACAATATTTCTTCTAGAGGACATGACATGCTTGCACAATAAAAGACATGATGCAAAATTGACAGAAATGAAAGATTGCAGTCAAAGCTGGCGAAAAGATGATCAATAATACATGCATGGCTGGCTATCATTAACCCATCAAGATAAGGCAAAAACTGAATAGATCTGTCCCAAAAGGGTAATATCAATAGGACCGACCCTAGCCTGCTGGTTTCTGTACATGCATGACGACATGAATAGATTAATTCACcaatgagtaatgctacgttTATCACTCATTTTTACCCCTTTTTCTTTCCACTATACGTGGCATGCCAAgtgtattaaaaaaagaaaaaaaaaaaaaaaaaaacaacccaaGTCATCTCCCGCCCAACATCCCCCTTCTCTTCCCTGCTACTCAACCCAACATCCCCCTACTACTCATTTTCTCTACAGAGTTAGAACTCGAAAATCCCCAACCCTCACGAAGAAAGTATGTGCCTTCATTTCCTCCGACGAACCTATCAGACGTCCACCGACATCCAGTTCGCAAGGCATTTCTGGTGCCGTCTTCCGGCTCTCTTCCGTTCAACCTCCAATCCGATAGGTacattttcctaattttttttcatcttttgggATTTCCTTCTTTTCATGGCCATAGTCTTTAGTACTCTTAGCTAATTAGTGTTAGAGTTAGATATTGGGACAAACTCTggtttattttgaataaaaaaccATGCATGTGATAATAGAGCATAGTGGAGTGAAAGAGCTTCATGCTTAATCCAAGCCTCAAGTAGCGAAAGTCCAAAAAAGTTCTTGTTTTAACATGTAAAAGGACACTGATAATGCATTTGAACcaactttatgaaaaaaataaagtgcatAAACCCACTTCCTTACATTGGTCTTCAGCAAAATGAGAAGCGATACTTGAAAAGCATGCTCCTTTATACAAAAGATAGTAATGATTATTTCTGTAGCATGTAGTTTCTGTTATGTATCACAATAGGGAAACGTTAAAATGTGAAGGAACAAAATGGCATTGGGGGGCAAGTGTATCTGTTGAAGGAAAACATCACCATCTCCCCTTTCACATCTTCCATGCTCTCACTCCCATCCCCACCCggcacacacacatgcacataaggggaaaaaaagaggaaatgaTCCATTCAATATCATCCACCCACCATCAAGTTGTGGTTTTTTACCAAATCAATCGAACCAACAATTAGACAAGAGTTATCCATCTTCATATTCATAAGTAGTAGAAAgatagaattaaatatttatatatttttataagtaataaaattagGAAATCAAGATGTTTGAGCCTGtgtatgaattaaatatttatttttagatgtttcaACTCATGAGTAGTGGGTTTGGCTATTAGTGGATCATATAGGATTTCATATAGTGTAGACTCATGCAACAACATCAAAGAAAAGTTAGTTCAACAAACTTACAGTGAAATAAGTGCTTTGCTAATGTATCATTGGGCATGTATTCTGCAACAAGTAACCTCTCATCACCTTCAAAGCATCAACCAAGTAGAATAATGCATTGGtcacaaattatatattggACTGAACAcaagtatttctcaaaataatgaGCAGAATGGttacaaaaaattatcttgTATCAAACAGTTTGAAAATAGTTTGTATATGTTAATACAATACATGTTTTAATTATCTTGACCAAAACATTATCCAATGAGTCTTTCATCATATTCATCTGCATGTTTACCATTTCTGTAGGCATATATATCTCATTTAAATTGAATtgcattattatataatttgaattGTAAGCATATAGTAATATGTGATTAATAATATCTTTTGTTTTGGTACAATAACCAAAACAACACTTCAAAACATCCACACTTGCTGTCCCAAACTAAGGCTTGCTTCTTCCACATATATGTGCTATTGGCCAAGAAGAACTAGGGTAGATCCTCACCTAAGCATCTGGATGTGGTGCTCTAAACAATCAAATGAAGCCCAATGGTCATAAATTGCTATGCAATGATTGCAGATGAGACATAACTTCTCTTCGAATTtggtctctttttattttcccaaTTGTGAGTGGAAACGGTATCTCCCATAAAATGAACATCTTGGCCACATATCAATGACAATGCCAATTATCCCAGGATGTTGTAACAGGATTGCCTCCACCTAGTCAAAACCAGACACCTTTACTTTTAGTGGCCACATATCAATTACAGTTTGACAATTTTAAAGAAACTAAATGTTATGACCTATTTTGTGGTTCTCTGATCACCATTCCAAAAGTAGATTGTACTTTAGATATGGATTTTTGACCTGCAAATTTCAAGTTGAtatcttttatggtttatataAGAAGTTGATTTCTGACACTAATTGATGTTCTAATTTCAAACTATATTTGCTTGTTCTGACAGTAgtagtatttttttctatatctttTTGAATCATTGTAGGCAATTCGAACGGATGTACAATGGATGCCGACATAGAACATTCTGATCGTGAGTGTGATGAAGTAGGAATTGATAATGACATTGAATGTGATGAAACTATTGAACAACCTACGGTTGGAATGAACTTTTCATCTGTAGAATAAGTTTTGTCTTACTATATGAAGTATGGTAAGCAGAAGGGCTTTGGAGTGTGTAAAAGAAATTCTAGGCAAGATGACGATGGGAACATCAGATGGATTTGCTTGGCATGTGTGCGAGGAGGCACATCAAAGAGTAAGGCTGCCAATGTTATGAAACCAAGACAGATAGAGAAGATAGGGTGTATGGCTAGGATTAATGCGATACTAAATAATGAAGGTAGATATACCCTATCTAAAGTAATCTTAGATCACACACACGTTTGTAGTCGAGGAAAGGCAAGCCATTTTAGATGCTTTAAGAAGGTTGATCCTCGGGTGGCTAAGAGGCTTGAAATTAATGATGAAGCAGGAATACGGTTGTCCAAAAATTTCAAGGCTGTGGTTGTTGaagcgggggggggggggtacgAGAATGTGCCATTTGGGGAGAAAGAGTGTCGAAACTATATTGACAAAACTAGACAACTTCGCCTTGGGGTTGGAGGTTCTACAGCTCTATGTAACTATTTTCAAgatatgcaaaaaagaaatctgaatttttattataagatagatGTTGACAAAGACATGCGATTAAATAATGTGTTTTGGGCAGATGCCAGAAGTAGAGCTGCGTATGAATCATTCGGGGATGTCATTACATTTGACACAACATATTTGACTAATATGTATAAGATGCCTTTTGCACAGTTTGTGGGTGTTAACCGCCATGGACAGTCAATCCTATTCGGGTACGGATTGATATCCAATGAGGATGCAAATACATTTGAGTGGTTGTTTGAGTCATGGTTGAAGTGTATGAATTACCAACCACCAAAGGCAATCATCACAGACCAAGATAAGGCCATGAAAATTGCAATTTCGAGAGTGTTTCCAATGTCTAGGCTTCGTTTATGCTTGTGGCATATAATGAAAAAGTTTCCTGAAAATTTTGGATCACATTCTCGATATGAGGAAATTAAGAGTACTCTACATAAGTGCATTTATGACTCTTTCAGTGAGCCTGAATTCGAATCACATTGGCGTGATATGCTCGATACCTATGATCTGCATGTGAATGCATGGTTGGTATCACTATATAGTGATCGCCGTTTTTGGGTGCGTGCGTATGTTAAAGACACATTTTGGGCTGGTATGTCAAAGACACAACAGAGTgaaagtatgaatgcattttttaacGACTACGTTAACTCTAAAACAACTTTGAAACAATTTATTGACTAGTACGATTCAGCCTTTAAGAGGAAGGTAGAGAATGAAGCAATTACTGACTTTAGTTCATTTAATACGGAGATTCCTTGCATAAGTCGTTATCCTCTTGAGAAGCAATTTCAAAAAGCATATACAATTGCTAAATTCAAAGAAGTGCAAGAGGAATTGCGAGGATTTCTATATTTGACTACTTCATTAGTGGGATGTGAAGGTGGTAGAAATACTTTTATTGTTGCCGATGAGGTTCAAGTTGGTGATGACTTGTTAAAACGTGCAACCTTCACTGTCAAAGTTGATGAAGATCCTCTTGATGTTAAATGaagttataaattatttgagtttaaaGGCATATTATGCAGGCACGCTCTTCGTATCTTAACCCAACTAGGCAAGCATACAATACCATCAAAGTTCATCTTAGATCGGTGGAGGAAGGATGTAAAGAGAAAATACACTTTCGTGAAAAGTAGTTATGACACTAGTAACATCGATGATACCCGAATGTACGATAGGATCCAGAATTGTTTCTATGAACTGTATTCCAATGCTTCAAAGGCCGAGAGCAGTACTTTGAAATTGATTAACCAGATAGAACAGTTGAAGGTACAGTACCCTGGTACTCCTGATCCAGCTACTTCCATGGGAGGCACGACAATTCATCCAGCTATTTCCATGGCGGGCACGATAGTTAATCCAGCTACTTCCATGGGAGGCATGACAGATAGAGTGCTTAGTCTGTTGGTAGTTCGAAGTAAAGGAAGACCACTGTCTAAGAGAAAAGAACATCCTGTTGAGAAGAGTCTTAGAAAATCTCGTACAAGAAGACGATTACACCATGACGAACCtggggttctttttttttattaatgttgtatataaaatattatatttcttatgataataaattattatcttCATTCTAATGAACAACAGAGTAGTCACGCTCCAGATGAATGCATTGTCCATGGCACACATCATGAGGCTCCTCAAAGCCAGGTactttttttgcttttcacaATTCTAtgatttgtaattaatataaacacgttaaaaataatgtatttttactATAGGATATACAAAGTCAAGTTTGGACACATGGGCCAGATTTTTTTGCTACTCCTTCGACAAGTGCAGATTATTCTGGCATTGGACGGACTGCTCTTCCCTCACAGGTAATTCAAACTACATTATGATGCAGAAATTGTTAACATAATTCATTTAACAATTTTATGCCACTCACAGTACACGCCTCATCAAGTATACACAACGAATTTTTTTGGTATTGGACAGACTACTTCTCCCTCACAGGTAATTCAAACTACATTATCCATTACACACATTTTTAACACAGTTTATTTAACAATTTTATGCCACAACCAGTACACATCTCATCAAATATACCCGAAATTTTTTGGTATTGGACAGACTGCTCCTCCCTCACAGGTAATTCACACTacagattatatatttttggtattattttataaaaagtgtcTTACCACTTTTAACATGTTTTTTATGCCCCCCTTAGGACACAACTGATGAAGTATACACTTATCTATTTTTGTGACTTTAGATGCAATGGAAAGGATTGCATGTCTCGAACCAAGATAATGATCCGAGAAATTAATTGTACATGATGCAAATGTGATGATTGGAAGGGGGCATGCTTCTGGAAGAATGCTGAttgcttttgtatattttgaaaGGGACCAAtggtatattttgtatattttgggaGGGACCAATGGTATATTTGCtcatatattttgtaatgaaattatAGTCTTTTGGGAGGGACCGATAGTATATTTGttactccattttttttattcctctaTATTTTGTAATGAAACACCATTTTCTGGTTGATTAATGAAATGAGGGACTATATGGTCTAATTCTAGTTGATTAATGAACTATGACTCtttcttattcatttttattaattttgaaatgagataccgttatttgaaaaaaagtttagAAGTGCAAAATTTGTGCAATAACACAAAGTCTATTCCCACTTGACTTTCAGCTTGCAGGAACCGGTTAACTTGAGCCAATGCCCAAGTTATACATCCTTTAACCatccaaaatttaaattacatcTACTCCTACAAATTTATATATCATTCAATTTTTACTATTACAAAAAGTAatcaaccaaccaaccaaccaaccaagcATAGTCATATATTACATCTACCAAGCAACCAACAtcttttttcagaattttccaaaAAACATGCCTAAACAAAGTACCCACGAcattaaaattactaaaattacaCTGAACCTATTACTAAAACTACACTGAACTTCTCAAACTTTCTCTTGCGACTCTCAGTCTCTATTTCTAGTTGATGTCGATTTGTTTAGATATTCATTACAAGTTGTATCTTTTGAATTTCGATTTTTAAACGATTGATTCCCTTCTCACCATATGGTAGGATTTCCGGATCATACCAACTAAAAAATCTACAAGAATGCCCAACCTGCAAAATCAATGAACATATATTAGCAAACAAAGCTTACCTATatgattttccaaaaacaaaccaTATTTCGGTATGAATAAGCATAATATTGCttttgaaaaagatttcaaatcaTTCGTGGCAATCAGAAAACAACATTCTGAGTGCATTAGCTAAACTTCCATCCAAAAACACAATATCAGCATTCAAACTCCACTTCTCCATTCTCTTTTATGCTAAATGGACCCTTATGGAGGAGacaaatgtgaaaaaaaaatacccacaATAAAACAAACTCCCTATAGTTATAAGAATGCCATAATCAACTACAACATTCAAAAATTTGGAAAACTGaacagaatgccaaaatttGATCCAAGTAGGGAAGGCAAAGCAGAAAAGAGAGCTACAAAAGTGTTAAACATGCATATAGACGGGTATAAAATGCCGCATGAGAACATTATACTGGTTAATGCATTCCATTATGGTACCTTACTTTCATATTTTAACACAAACTTTTTGAATTGTTTTCACTTATGTAACAGAAAGCTCACCACCAAAAAACcaagtttagattttaaagattaTGCACTAGGTTGCATACAGACAATCTAAAGTCAAGACTCCAACATAAGAACTGACAAACCCAAAGAGACAACTTGCTCTTCAACCTccaacaaactaaaaatatatttacaagaaaaaagaaaaaatatcagaCCACCATGCATTAAGAAGTACCTGATTAGCATCATCTCGCAAAGCGGTCAAATGCAAAGAACCTTCCCTAGTCATTTGCTTTGAATCATCAATCCCAGACAAGCATTTGCCATAGGTCTATTAATGAAATACGAACCCATCTCACCATTTTTATTTTGCCAAAAACCATAGCTGAGAATTTCTGGcagcataaaaaaaatcattatttaaattttaaaaaataaagcttaTACAGATTAGGCATTAGCATGCCTAGAGAATTCGTTGATTCAAAAGACCTAGAACTTCAATCCAAGTCCATTGCCAGGTCAAAATTGCTGACCGTGGTTACAGTGTCCTTGCACTTTTCCCTTCCAGAACCATGTTTAGACTCAATTCCCAGAAATTAGGCATACTCAACTTGTGGATTGACTACTACTTCCCAGAGTTAATATCAAGAGAAAGCTATGCGTTGGTAGGAAATTATTTTCTCACGATGCTTTCACCTATAAATATGCTTCGTGTTACAACCAAATTTTGGAATTTTCGAAGAGCAACCGCTTCACTTCAATTTACAACCAATATTACaaagatttcaaataaaatgttaGCTAGAATGTCCTTACCCCTTTCGGCGTGACAATGGTGAGTCGACAGAAGCTTTTCGAACTAGGACAGAGGCTTGAAGGGAGGCCACGGAATGGGTCTAAAGGGGTGGCGACCAAAGGGGGAGTCGACGGAAGTGTGGGTTTCTCGAACTGGGATAGAGGCTATTTGAAGGAGGCGACGGAATGAGTTCTGAAACTAGAGGCTTGAAGACAAAAATGGAGGCTTGGcttgaagatgaaatgagaaatggaTTCTCTTTGGTGGGCAGAATGTTTTTCTCTGAAGGCTTGAAGACGAAACAAAAGCTTGCCTTCAAGTGTTATGCAAAGACGAAGACGAAATTTGAAATAGGTTCCTATGCTTGAAGACGAAGCTGACGAAGATGAAATTTGGACTGGGTTCTGGTTGGCTAGAAGACGAAGCTTGAAGACGTTGGAGgttctaatttttatatttgcaatgggtttctctgaaaaaaaaaaaagacgagcTTGAAGACATCGGTTGGCTCGAAGACGAAGGAGgttatactttttaaatttgagatgGATTCCTCTAGCTTGAAGACGAAGGTGACGAAGACGAAAGTAGAAAGTTGAAATGGGTTTCGGTTGGCTTGAAGACCAAGCTTGAAGACGAAGACtattctaatttaaaaaaaaaaaaaagctatacttttttaatttttaaaaacaacaaCGTGGCATGCCACGTATAGCGGGAAGGGAGAGCAGGACGTTCTGAGCGATGGGCGTAGCATTTCTGTTCACCAATAATTAAGGTCATGTTTTGACTAATGATTGGACCTACTTTTCCGTGTTTTGACATGAtgactccatatatatatatatgtatatgtatatgtatatgcttGCTTTGCTCACCAAATCACTTCTTTTTGACACTTATTTTCCCttgatttatatagttttttaaggTAGAGATCATCATATATAGGGCTTTTTGATGATCAGTGGGAGTAATGTTGTCATGTTTGATGATCAAGTACTGCTTGAGCAGCCCACGATGATCATGTACGTATGtgtaataattatta from Juglans microcarpa x Juglans regia isolate MS1-56 chromosome 3S, Jm3101_v1.0, whole genome shotgun sequence encodes:
- the LOC121258784 gene encoding protein FAR1-RELATED SEQUENCE 5-like, whose translation is MDADIEHSDRECDEVGIDNDIECDETIEQPTYGKQKGFGVCKRNSRQDDDGNIRWICLACVRGGTSKSKAANVMKPRQIEKIGCMARINAILNNEDARSRAAYESFGDVITFDTTYLTNMYKMPFAQFVGVNRHGQSILFGYGLISNEDANTFEWLFESWLKCMNYQPPKAIITDQDKAMKIAISRVFPMSRLRLCLWHIMKKFPENFGSHSRYEEIKSTLHKCIYDSFSEPEFESHWRDMLDTYDLHVNAWLVSLYSDRRFWYDSAFKRKVENEAITDFSSFNTEIPCISRYPLEKQFQKAYTIAKFKEVQEELRGFLYLTTSLVGCEGGRNTFIVADEVQVGDDLLKRATFTVKVDEDPLDVK